A stretch of DNA from Microlunatus capsulatus:
GCTCTCCCTGCTGACCGGGGACGCCGTGACGCAGGTGTCGGCGTACCGGTTCGACCAGCTGCAGGCCGGCCGGCTCCGGCCGGGCCACCACGGCCAGGCGCCGCTGGTGCTCGCCAACGCCGGGTCGGTGCCCCTGCGGCACGTGCTGGCCGGCGCCACCGCCAGCGAGCCGCGGCTGGGGGCGGCGCTCCGGCTCGTCCTCACCCCCGTCCCCACCACCGCGGCCTGCCCGTCGGGCCCCGACGCGGCGGCCCCGGCCTGGACCCCGCTCGTCGACGCCCCGCTGGGCTCCGCCGCCCCGAGCGCGCCTCGGGTGCTGGCGCCGGGCGCGCGGGAGGTCGTCTGCGTCCGCGTCGGCCTGGCGGCACAGGCGCCGTCGACCCTGCAGGCCCTGACCAGCACCGTCGTCCTCACCTTCCGGGCGGAGGTCGCGTGAGCCGCACGGCGGCGGCCACCCGCCCCGGCTGGTGGTCGTTCCTCGGCGCCGTCCTCGGCTGGTGCGCGCTGCTGCTCCTGCTGGCCGTCCTCGCCGTCGCCGTCGTCGTGCCGCGGCTGCTCGGCGGCCAGGCCTGGAGCGTCCTCACCGGTTCCATGCGCCCGGGCTACCCGCCGGGGTCGCTCGTGGTCACCCGCCCCGTCGACCCGGAGGCCATCGGGCTGGGCAGCGTCATCACCTACCAGGTGGCCTCGGGCCGCAGCGCCGTCGTCACCCACCGGGTCGTCGCGGTCGGCACCAGCACCCGGGGCGAGCGCACCTTCACCACCCGCGGCGACGCGAACGGCGCCGACGACCGGGAGCCGGTGCGGGCCGTGCAGGTCCGCGGCGAGGTCGTCTACGGCGTCCCGTGGCTGGGGCACGTGAACGGCTGGCTGGCTGGCGACCGGCGGCTGGTCGCCGTCGGGGCCGGCGCAGGGCTGCTCGTCCTCTACGCCCTCGTGATGTTCGCCGGGGAGCTGCGCGACGGCGCCCGCCGCCGGGCGGCGGAGGGAGCGTCGTGACCGCGGGCGGTGCCCGCCGGGTGCTGGCCCTGCTGGCGCTGGCGGCGGTGCTGGTGGCCGCGACGCCGGTGCCGTCGGCCTCGGCGTCCGGCCCCGGGCTGGAGCTCAGCGAGGACGGCCGCCGGTGGTCGGCCACGCTGCGCCGGCCGCTGCTGGACCCGGCGCGGCTCTGGGTGCCGGGGGACCGGGTGGACGCCCGCTTCTGGGCCCGCAACCAGAGCACCGAGCCCGCCCGGCTCGACCTCGCGGTCACCGGCGCGGGGGACGACCTGCTGCTCGGCGGGCTGGTCACCTCCACGGCGGTCGAGGGCCGGGCCGTCCCGGCGGGCGCCGCGACCCTGCTGCCGCCGGGCCGGGCCGTCCCCGTGCGGGTCCGGGTCGAGCTGCCCGCGAGCACCGGCAACGACCAGCAGCTGCTCGCCGCCCGGCTCGTGCTGCACGTGCGGCTGGCCGCCACCGCCGGCGTCGGGGGAGAGGGGGCCGAGCAGCCCCCGGAACCCGGCGGTCCCGATCCCGCGGCGCCGGAGCCCGACGCGCCCGCCGACCGCGGCGGTCCCGCCGACCCGGGCGGGCCGGGCGACCGCACCGACCAGGGGCGCCCCGCCGACCGGCCCGACGCCGACCCCGCCCCGTCGCGTGGGGCGGCCGGCGGTCTCGCCACCACCGGCGGGGCCCCGCTGGCCGCCGTCCTGCTCGCCCTGCTCACCGTCTCGCTGGGCGGCTGGGCCGTCCGGCACCGTCCCGATCCTGGAGGTCACGACCATGAGAGCTGACACCCCACCCCGGACCCGTGACCGGGTCCGCGTGCTGCTGGCGGCCGGCGGCGTCCTCGGGCTCGGGGCCGTGGGCACGCTGGCCGCCTGGACCGACGACTCGACGGCGACGAGCGGTCCCTTCAGCACCGGCTCGATCGACATCCGGCTGGGCGCGAGCGGGAGCTCGACGGGCACGGACGCCTTCGGCTTCAGCACCTTCACCGCGACGTCCCTCAAGCCCGGCTCGACCGTCGACGGGACCCTCAAGGTGTACAACGCCGGCACCCTGCCCTTCACCTACACGCTCTCCAGCGCGACCGTCGCCGGCAGCTCGGCGACGCTCGGCCCCGCCCTCGGACTGGTGGTGCACGAGGCCACCTGCGGCACCGGGGCCACGGTATCGGCCGCCGGGTCCACCGTCGCGAGCGCCAGCCTGGCCAGCCCCCGCACCCTCGCCGCCGGCGCCAGCGAGGCCCTCTGCTTCCGGGCGACCCTGCCGGCGAGCGCGGGCACGGGCCTGCAGTCCCAGACCGGCAGCTACACCTTCACCTTCAGCGCCACCAACACCTGAGCCGCCGTGGTCCTCCCCGCTCCCGCACCCCCGTCCCGACGGCTCACCGCCGCCGCGCGGGAGAGCGCGCTCACGCTCGGGGCCGTCGCGGGCGTGCTCTGCGTGCTCGTCGTGCTGGCCGGCGCGGTGCTCGACCTGCGCCCGCTGGTCTTCCGGTCCGGCTCGATGGGGCCCGAGATCCCGACGGGGTCCCTGGCCCTGGCCCGGACGGTGCCGGCGACCGCGCTCGCGGTGGGCGACGTGGTGAGCGTGACCGACGCCGCCGGACGGCGGGTGACCCACCGGGTCGTCGGGCTCAGCCGGGCCGGTGACACGGCCGTGCTGCGGCTGCGCGGGGACGCCAACGACGTCGAGGACGCCCAGGCCTACCCGGTGACCGAGGCCGACCGGGTCATCGCCTCGGTCCCGCGGGCGGGCTACGTCGTCGCCTGGCTGAGCAGCCGGCCCGCCACCTTCCTCGGCGGTCTCCTCGTGGGCGTCGGGGCGGCCTGGGCCTTCCGCGGCGCGCGCTCGCCGGCCGACGCCGGGACCGGGTCGTCCGCTCGCGCGGTGCCCCGGGTCCGGGCGGGCCGTGGCGCCCGTCGCGCCGCCGCCCCGACGGCGGCCCGGCGCCGGGCCGACCCGGCCCCGCCCGCCCCGTCGGGCCGCTCTCCGGAGGCCCGCTCGGGCGCGGTCGAGCGCCGCGGGTCGGCCGGGCCCCCGTTCGCCGTCCTGCTGGTCGGGCTGGTGCTGCTGCCCGCGCTCCGGCCCGCCGACACCGCCGCGGCCTTCACCGACGCCGCGCCGGCCACCAGCGCGAGCCTGACCTCCTACACCGTGCCGCCGCCGCCGGCGCTCAGCTGCACGGGCGGTCTCGGCACGGTCACCTTCACCTGGCCCACGGGCAGCGGGGCGCTGGACCTGGTCTTCGTCGCGGGCACCCGGACCGCCACCGTGTCCGTGCCGGCCACGCAGACCTCTTACGTCCTGACGCCCGGGCTGCTCGGCACCGGCTCGGGCACCGCCGTGCTGCAGCGCCGCGAGTCCTTCCCCGCTCTCGCCCCCGAGACGACCTGGACGTCGCTGAGCAGTCCCTCGCGCACCTTTACCGTGCTGCTGGGCCTGCTCTCCGGCTGCAGCTGAGCCGTCGGCCGACGCGCCGCCGCCCGGACGCAGCCCGCGGCCGGCACCCGCGAGGATGGAGCCATGGCCGATCACGACGCGACCCCCGACCCGACGCTGCACGCCCTCGCCGAGGCCTTCGCCATCGCCACCGAGTACTGGGACTGGCAGGGCCGGCACGTCACGGTGGCCCCGGCGACGCTGGTGGCGGTGCTGGCCGCGCTCGGCGTCGACGCCGGCACGCCGGAGGCCGCGGCCGCCGCCCTGGCCGCGCAGGAGGTCGCGCCGTGGCGACGGGTGCTGCCCGCCTGCCGGGCGCTGCGCGAGGGCGAGCCGGCGACGGTGGCCGTGCACGTGCCGGAGGGCGGGACGCTCGACCTCTGGCTCGAGCTGGAGGCCGGGGACCGCCGCGACCTGCCCCTCCCGCCCCAGTCCGGGGCGACCCGGCAGGTGGACGGCCGCCCCGTCGTCGAGCTCGAGGTCGCGCTGCCCGTCGACCTGCCGCTGGGCTACCACCGGCTCTGCGCCCGCACGGGGAGCGCCCCGTCCGCCATGACGCTGATCGTGACCCCGCGCCGCCTCGAGCTGCCCGCCCGGCTGGCCGGGCAGGGCTGGGGCGTCGCGGCGCAGCTCTACAGCGTCCGCTCGGCGCAGTCGTGGGGCGTCGGCGACCTGGCCGACCTCGAGGACCTCGCCGTCTGGGCGGCGGCCGAGCACGGCGCCGACTACGTGCTGGTCAACCCCCTGCACGCCGCCGAGCCCGTGGCGCCGCTGGAGCCCTCGCCGTACCTGCCCACCACGCGCCGCTTCACCAACCCGCTTTACCTGCGGGTGGAGCGGATCCCCGAGTACGCGGCCGCGGACGAGGACGTCCGCCGCCGCGTCGACGCGCTGCGGGCCGAGGCCGCCCCGGCCGTCGATGGCGGGGGACCGGCGCCGATCGACCGCGACCGGTCGTGGACGGCCAAGCGCGCGGCGCTCGAGCTGGTCTTCGACGTGCCCCGGACACCGGGCCGAGAGCTCGCCTTCCAGGCCTACCGCCGCCGCGAGGGCCGCGGCCTGCAGGACTTCGCGACCTGGGCCGTCCTGTCGGAGCAGCTCGGCGCCACCGTCGACGGCTGGCCCGAGCGCTACCGGCACCCCAGCTCGCCGGCCGTCCAGGAGTTCGCCGCCGAGCACGCCCGCGCCGTCGAGCTGCAGTGCTGGCTGCAGTGGCAGCTGGACGAGCAGCTCGCCGCCGCGCAGCAGGCCGGGCTGCGGGCCGGGATGGCGCTGGGCGTCATGCACGACCTCGCCGTCGGCGTGCACCCGGCCGGGGCGGACGCCTGGAGCCTGCAGGACGACTACGCCCGCGGCATCACCGTGGGCGCCCCGCCCGACCCCTACAACCAGAACGGCCAGAACTGGAGCCAGCCGCCCTGGCGCCCGGACCGGCTGGCCGAGACGGCCTACGCGCCCTTCCGGGCGATGGTGTCGACGATCCTGCGGCACGCGGGCGGGATCCGCGTCGACCACGTCATCGGGCTGTTCCG
This window harbors:
- a CDS encoding signal peptidase I, which codes for MSRTAAATRPGWWSFLGAVLGWCALLLLLAVLAVAVVVPRLLGGQAWSVLTGSMRPGYPPGSLVVTRPVDPEAIGLGSVITYQVASGRSAVVTHRVVAVGTSTRGERTFTTRGDANGADDREPVRAVQVRGEVVYGVPWLGHVNGWLAGDRRLVAVGAGAGLLVLYALVMFAGELRDGARRRAAEGAS
- a CDS encoding SipW-dependent-type signal peptide-containing protein, which encodes MRADTPPRTRDRVRVLLAAGGVLGLGAVGTLAAWTDDSTATSGPFSTGSIDIRLGASGSSTGTDAFGFSTFTATSLKPGSTVDGTLKVYNAGTLPFTYTLSSATVAGSSATLGPALGLVVHEATCGTGATVSAAGSTVASASLASPRTLAAGASEALCFRATLPASAGTGLQSQTGSYTFTFSATNT
- the malQ gene encoding 4-alpha-glucanotransferase, translating into MADHDATPDPTLHALAEAFAIATEYWDWQGRHVTVAPATLVAVLAALGVDAGTPEAAAAALAAQEVAPWRRVLPACRALREGEPATVAVHVPEGGTLDLWLELEAGDRRDLPLPPQSGATRQVDGRPVVELEVALPVDLPLGYHRLCARTGSAPSAMTLIVTPRRLELPARLAGQGWGVAAQLYSVRSAQSWGVGDLADLEDLAVWAAAEHGADYVLVNPLHAAEPVAPLEPSPYLPTTRRFTNPLYLRVERIPEYAAADEDVRRRVDALRAEAAPAVDGGGPAPIDRDRSWTAKRAALELVFDVPRTPGRELAFQAYRRREGRGLQDFATWAVLSEQLGATVDGWPERYRHPSSPAVQEFAAEHARAVELQCWLQWQLDEQLAAAQQAGLRAGMALGVMHDLAVGVHPAGADAWSLQDDYARGITVGAPPDPYNQNGQNWSQPPWRPDRLAETAYAPFRAMVSTILRHAGGIRVDHVIGLFRLWWIPAGLGPTEGTYVRYDHEAMIGILALEAHRAEALVVGEDLGTVEPWVRDHLSARGILGTSILWFEFDWEGDGKPLPPQRWRELCLASVTTHDLPPTAAYLAGDHVRLRDRLGVLTRPLEEELAAATEERRAWSEALVRTGLMTEGAGEEEMIEALHRFLTLTPARLLCVALTDLVGDRQAQNQPGTTDEYPNWRVPLTGPTGEPLSLEDVLASPRAAALAAVFEG